In Pleurocapsa sp. PCC 7319, the following are encoded in one genomic region:
- a CDS encoding response regulator, with protein MRFKKKIKQLKERKNKLFLDKKTIPLGLVIIIPFILNIVTTVSIIEYFSVDKEQKNIDKIDSIVNKSSASIRDRVFLYLYNYLETNHTIPREQKTQLLPQTVNRYLQQIDVGFSATAIIIDKNGSIIASNHGQQDKMLSTATQDILTALNQRFSNLSDIEDVQQISFGEKQQRVLGQITPWRDDELGFDWLVIVTIPESELSIYSQAEPNKQRLRYLVYLLPANFLGIVIYVWITLGIKNLSKTASVLAQGKSSFSLSDTPITEFKVLVQSLRQLASQLQLNNQRITELDPRININYEYNSLLADMSHDLRSPLNAILGFAQIMEKESSMTRSQQENLAIINRSGKRLLSVINDVVDLSKLETNRLILEENSFDFPLWLDSMEKSIKFQAHNQGLEFSLIRHGTLPQYICLDERRLRQVLTNLIDYSLRYTQAGEVVVRVACIATTVNSVLSVKPKSSEKLNIYFEVENTDFPITPEELETLFVPSTRACQNRKSPEGSFLSLPISHQLAQLMGGDITVSTNNNLKQGITFRLDIETEAIIKQELKIPSAPQKIIGLEPNQTEYRILIVDDSKTNRQIMVQLLEPVGFKVQEASNGKEAVDIWLRWQPHMIWMDIRMPIMNGYEATEQIRSYPQTTTNTLIVALTAGTLEEEKKLFQAAGCDDFVGKPFTDSIIFDKVAQHLGVRYIYEPIPCSTTSNFKFTANALKMMSSEWLSQVEQAALSLDKNLLSQLIQKIPPEHTDLRQALQTQVDNFDFDKILDLVIQSMIRHQ; from the coding sequence ATGAGGTTCAAGAAGAAGATAAAACAATTAAAAGAGCGTAAAAATAAGCTATTTTTAGATAAAAAGACTATTCCTCTGGGGTTGGTTATAATAATCCCCTTTATTCTTAATATTGTGACTACAGTCAGCATAATAGAATATTTTTCTGTTGACAAAGAACAAAAAAATATCGACAAGATCGATAGTATCGTTAATAAATCTTCAGCCAGTATCAGAGATCGTGTCTTTTTATACCTGTATAATTATTTAGAAACGAATCATACTATTCCTCGTGAGCAAAAAACTCAACTTCTTCCCCAAACTGTAAATAGGTATTTGCAACAAATTGATGTCGGGTTTTCAGCTACGGCTATAATCATCGATAAAAATGGTTCAATTATTGCCAGTAACCACGGACAGCAGGATAAGATGTTGTCCACGGCAACTCAAGATATTTTGACCGCTCTTAACCAGCGATTCAGCAATTTGTCGGATATTGAGGATGTTCAGCAGATTAGTTTTGGGGAAAAGCAACAGCGTGTTCTGGGACAGATAACTCCTTGGCGAGATGATGAACTGGGTTTCGATTGGCTGGTAATCGTGACGATTCCTGAATCTGAGTTAAGTATTTATTCACAAGCGGAGCCAAATAAACAGAGATTGAGATATTTGGTTTATTTATTGCCAGCTAATTTTTTGGGAATCGTAATCTACGTTTGGATCACCTTGGGGATTAAAAATTTAAGTAAAACAGCATCGGTTCTTGCCCAAGGGAAATCTAGCTTCTCATTGAGCGATACTCCTATAACAGAATTTAAGGTGTTGGTGCAATCCTTGAGACAATTGGCTAGTCAATTACAACTAAATAATCAGCGAATAACTGAATTAGACCCGAGAATCAATATCAATTATGAATACAATTCTTTGTTGGCGGATATGAGCCATGATTTGCGATCGCCTTTGAATGCTATTTTGGGATTTGCCCAGATTATGGAAAAGGAATCGTCGATGACGCGATCGCAACAAGAAAATCTGGCAATTATTAATCGCAGTGGCAAACGCTTGTTATCGGTTATTAACGATGTAGTAGATCTATCTAAACTGGAAACTAACCGCTTGATTTTAGAAGAGAATAGTTTTGATTTTCCTCTCTGGCTAGACAGTATGGAAAAGAGCATTAAGTTCCAAGCTCATAATCAGGGCTTAGAATTTTCTCTAATTAGACATGGCACTTTGCCTCAGTATATTTGTTTGGATGAGCGCAGATTACGTCAAGTTCTGACTAATTTGATTGATTATTCTCTGAGATATACTCAAGCAGGAGAAGTAGTTGTTAGAGTTGCTTGTATCGCTACTACTGTAAACTCTGTTCTATCAGTCAAACCAAAATCCTCAGAAAAGCTCAACATTTATTTTGAAGTAGAAAATACGGATTTTCCGATTACTCCTGAAGAACTAGAAACTTTGTTTGTTCCTTCGACTAGAGCTTGTCAAAACCGAAAATCACCTGAAGGCAGTTTTCTAAGTTTACCCATTAGTCATCAATTAGCCCAGTTAATGGGAGGGGACATTACTGTCAGTACAAATAACAATTTAAAACAGGGTATAACCTTCAGGTTGGATATTGAGACTGAAGCAATTATTAAGCAGGAATTAAAGATTCCGTCTGCTCCTCAAAAAATTATTGGTTTGGAACCAAATCAGACAGAGTATCGAATTTTGATCGTAGACGACTCTAAGACTAATCGCCAAATCATGGTGCAGTTACTTGAACCAGTGGGCTTTAAAGTCCAAGAGGCATCTAACGGCAAAGAAGCAGTAGATATATGGTTGCGTTGGCAACCTCACATGATTTGGATGGACATTAGAATGCCGATTATGAATGGTTATGAGGCAACTGAGCAAATTAGATCTTATCCTCAAACAACAACAAATACGCTGATTGTGGCACTGACCGCTGGAACTTTAGAGGAAGAGAAAAAGCTATTTCAAGCCGCCGGATGTGACGATTTTGTTGGTAAACCATTCACAGATAGCATCATTTTTGATAAAGTTGCTCAGCACCTGGGGGTACGGTATATTTACGAACCAATTCCTTGCTCAACCACAAGCAATTTCAAATTTACAGCTAATGCTCTCAAAATGATGTCCAGTGAGTGGTTGAGCCAAGTAGAACAAGCAGCATTATCCCTGGATAAGAATTTACTTAGTCAGTTAATACAAAAGATTCCCCCAGAACACACTGATTTAAGGCAAGCACTGCAAACGCAGGTTGATAACTTTGATTTTGATAAAATTCTCGATTTAGTTATACAAAGCATGATTAGACACCAGTAA
- the tnpA gene encoding IS200/IS605 family transposase, with protein sequence MKKDFVSRGRSVSDLKAHLVLTTKYRRKVLTAPMIDRLHEIWESLLDKFDGKIVEFNAESDHAHLLFQYHPAIQLSKLVNSLKSISSRKLRQEFLPELEKTYYKKKVVWNSSYFLASCGGVTISTLRKYIENQDSPIASLLLAIHPTLIAVVIEMWGFSPTS encoded by the coding sequence ATGAAGAAAGATTTTGTATCAAGAGGGCGTTCTGTATCTGATTTAAAAGCTCATTTAGTTTTAACAACCAAATACAGACGTAAAGTTTTGACTGCGCCAATGATAGATAGGCTTCATGAAATCTGGGAATCTTTGTTGGATAAATTTGACGGCAAAATCGTTGAGTTCAACGCAGAGAGTGACCACGCACACTTGCTTTTTCAATACCACCCAGCAATACAATTAAGCAAACTGGTTAATAGCCTTAAAAGTATTTCTAGTCGTAAGCTGAGGCAAGAATTTTTACCAGAACTAGAGAAAACATACTATAAAAAGAAAGTGGTTTGGAATAGTAGCTACTTTCTCGCGTCATGTGGTGGAGTTACTATTTCAACACTGAGAAAATATATAGAAAATCAAGATTCTCCTATAGCTAGTCTATTACTGGCGATTCATCCCACACTCATTGCTGTCGTAATAGAGATGTGGGGCTTCTCGCCAACTAGCTAA
- a CDS encoding RNA-guided endonuclease TnpB family protein — protein MLYNYQYRLRPTTEQKLVLNDWLRICRYWYNRQLRERFDWWSKNRSYTDRCPLICHLPQLKEKPEYYGQKKQLPIIKKDLVSVGWSGELLDFNSVPSQTLQEVCKRVKLAFSRFVSGDKNGKRSGKPRFKTSVRFRSMVMSGVKLHSCSVGGKWLHINLPKIGMVKVRHHRQLVDGATLKQAQVIKKVDGWYINLRLQDDSVPDFQPDITPTWDNSLGMDAVLHENDYLATSEGVKLPSLKSFRKSQGKLAKIQARKSTKKRGSKSRRKLAKREAKLHQQIARARKDHAYNTAQALLNTGKKVFFHEQLNLAGLSRRNKVKTDETGKFLPNGQSAKSGLNKSWADAAFGQFFNILKFKAEKAGALVIPVNPQYTSQLLPYKDEFVFTDCSIREYWDEEYQLLVDRDISAGINTKRVGLDVFPTLKRRKGNPVIVASTTNSTLKQVLSVLRDLEKPTSVPEGSV, from the coding sequence TTGCTATACAACTACCAGTACCGACTAAGACCAACTACAGAACAAAAGCTTGTCCTTAATGACTGGCTTCGTATCTGTCGGTACTGGTACAACCGCCAACTGAGAGAAAGGTTTGATTGGTGGTCGAAGAATCGTAGCTACACTGACCGATGCCCATTAATCTGTCATTTGCCACAGTTAAAAGAAAAACCTGAATATTATGGGCAAAAAAAGCAGCTACCAATAATCAAAAAAGATTTGGTTTCTGTTGGCTGGAGTGGTGAATTGTTGGACTTCAATTCTGTTCCCTCACAGACTCTGCAAGAGGTGTGCAAACGGGTGAAACTAGCTTTCAGTCGTTTCGTATCGGGAGACAAAAACGGTAAGCGTTCGGGCAAACCAAGATTCAAAACAAGCGTACGTTTCAGATCGATGGTTATGAGCGGGGTAAAGCTTCATTCTTGTTCTGTTGGTGGTAAATGGCTGCATATTAATTTGCCAAAAATAGGTATGGTCAAGGTGCGACATCATAGACAACTGGTTGATGGTGCAACATTAAAGCAAGCTCAGGTAATCAAGAAAGTCGATGGTTGGTACATCAACCTAAGATTACAAGACGATTCTGTTCCTGATTTCCAGCCCGATATTACTCCTACTTGGGATAACTCATTGGGCATGGACGCTGTTCTTCATGAAAATGACTATTTGGCTACGAGCGAAGGCGTTAAATTACCTAGTCTTAAGTCATTTCGGAAATCTCAAGGCAAACTAGCCAAGATTCAGGCGCGTAAATCTACAAAAAAACGAGGTAGTAAATCTCGTCGTAAGCTGGCGAAGCGCGAAGCCAAGCTACATCAGCAAATAGCGAGAGCTAGAAAAGATCATGCCTACAATACTGCCCAGGCTCTCCTTAATACTGGCAAAAAAGTTTTCTTTCATGAACAACTCAATCTTGCTGGGTTGAGTCGGAGGAATAAAGTTAAAACTGATGAGACGGGTAAGTTTTTACCTAATGGACAGTCAGCTAAATCAGGACTAAATAAGTCTTGGGCTGATGCTGCCTTTGGTCAGTTTTTCAACATACTGAAGTTCAAAGCCGAGAAAGCTGGTGCTTTGGTAATACCTGTTAATCCACAATACACATCTCAATTGCTGCCGTACAAAGATGAATTTGTTTTTACCGATTGCAGCATCAGAGAATATTGGGATGAAGAATATCAACTTTTGGTAGACCGAGACATCTCGGCTGGAATAAATACCAAGAGGGTTGGACTGGATGTGTTTCCAACTTTAAAACGGCGTAAAGGGAATCCAGTAATAGTCGCATCTACTACTAATAGTACCTTGAAGCAAGTTCTCTCTGTCCTTCGGGATTTGGAGAAGCCTACATCTGTACCCGAAGGGTCAGTGTAG
- a CDS encoding PstS family phosphate ABC transporter substrate-binding protein: MGELKKPTVLFGYAVLGLAIALWINYFISRQPSHITISRTGEHIALYDSMEQVRNVPRGLFSYGGALYFAPLVAHGMNDSMQQSHPYFELRYTKPQNQDQSYTKGIQMLLNGELSFAFNGRPLTAQEYAQAKLQGIELQQIPIAMDGIIFFGNNQTSVDGLSLDQVKDIFRRKITNWRQLGGEDLPITPVLLTPENVELLGLNSVSQIPQATEYVSNYTQALRKVIATPGSISFASASLVQKQKLIKIFNLASENSTNYINPFTAGKTNLKLFKNGTYPLTRRLFIVIRQDGTPDQFAGKAYAEMLLSKEGQEIVELAGLLPLYGGKLTPKNNTIN, translated from the coding sequence ATGGGAGAGCTGAAAAAACCTACTGTGCTATTCGGTTATGCAGTTTTAGGTCTGGCGATCGCTCTCTGGATTAATTACTTTATTTCCCGTCAACCCAGTCATATAACTATATCGAGAACGGGAGAGCATATTGCTTTATACGATTCTATGGAACAGGTAAGAAATGTTCCTAGAGGATTATTTAGCTATGGAGGTGCGTTGTATTTTGCTCCCCTAGTAGCCCATGGAATGAATGATTCTATGCAACAGAGTCATCCTTACTTTGAGCTGAGATACACCAAACCACAAAATCAAGACCAAAGTTACACTAAAGGTATTCAAATGTTACTCAATGGAGAACTTAGTTTTGCCTTTAATGGTCGTCCTCTAACAGCTCAAGAATATGCCCAAGCAAAATTGCAAGGAATAGAGCTACAGCAAATCCCGATCGCCATGGATGGCATTATTTTCTTCGGCAATAATCAGACTTCCGTTGATGGCTTAAGCCTAGATCAAGTCAAAGATATATTTAGGAGGAAAATTACCAATTGGCGACAATTGGGAGGGGAAGATTTGCCGATAACTCCCGTATTGCTAACTCCAGAAAATGTTGAATTACTAGGATTAAATAGCGTTTCGCAAATTCCTCAAGCAACTGAGTATGTCTCTAATTATACTCAAGCCTTGCGTAAAGTAATTGCCACACCAGGTTCAATCTCTTTTGCCTCCGCTTCTTTAGTCCAAAAGCAAAAACTAATTAAAATTTTTAACTTAGCGTCTGAAAATTCTACTAACTATATCAATCCGTTTACAGCAGGAAAAACCAATTTAAAACTTTTTAAAAATGGTACCTATCCTCTAACACGCCGTTTATTTATAGTTATTCGCCAAGATGGAACTCCCGATCAGTTTGCGGGGAAAGCTTATGCGGAGATGCTGCTCTCGAAAGAAGGACAAGAGATAGTTGAACTAGCAGGATTACTTCCCTTGTATGGAGGTAAATTAACACCGAAAAATAACACTATCAATTAG
- a CDS encoding ABC transporter substrate-binding protein → MAKKIWFLAVVLLLSFLVTTNWQQISSTATSSLNVKEDYEQPIVLGYSNWAGWWPWAIAESEGLFAKHNANVELKWYDNYSKSMQDLADGYIDANCQTLNDTITFAEDAVKGEVVVLVNDNSAGNDKIIAAKGINEVKDLKNKQVVLEAGVVDDFLLTLALEKEGMSRSDVKIIDIETGAAAEAFAVGQADAVGAFPPFWLIALKREGAKEITSSKAFPGAIPDLLVVTEQLIDSNPEQVQALIDTWFDVLDFMAVNPTRADEIMAKRANVSYEELQLFKAGTKMFNLEENFEAFADGNNMRHMPYAARKMTNFLQHSLKSIDKKPNLDAIFNQSFIKAYAINKQ, encoded by the coding sequence ATGGCAAAAAAGATCTGGTTTTTAGCTGTTGTTCTTTTATTGAGCTTTTTAGTTACAACTAATTGGCAACAAATATCATCTACAGCTACAAGTAGTTTAAATGTAAAAGAAGATTATGAGCAGCCAATAGTTCTTGGCTATAGTAATTGGGCTGGTTGGTGGCCCTGGGCGATCGCTGAGTCAGAAGGATTATTCGCCAAACACAATGCTAATGTGGAGCTCAAGTGGTACGACAACTATTCTAAGTCGATGCAGGACTTAGCCGATGGTTATATAGACGCTAATTGTCAGACTCTTAACGATACCATTACTTTTGCTGAAGATGCAGTTAAAGGAGAAGTGGTGGTCTTGGTTAACGATAATTCAGCGGGCAATGACAAGATCATTGCAGCGAAAGGAATTAACGAGGTTAAAGACTTGAAAAATAAGCAAGTTGTCCTCGAGGCTGGTGTTGTTGATGACTTTCTTTTGACCTTGGCACTGGAAAAAGAAGGAATGTCCCGTAGCGATGTAAAAATCATTGATATTGAGACTGGTGCGGCAGCAGAAGCCTTTGCCGTGGGACAAGCTGACGCGGTGGGGGCGTTTCCTCCCTTTTGGCTCATAGCTCTCAAACGGGAGGGAGCCAAAGAAATAACATCCTCTAAGGCTTTTCCAGGGGCTATACCCGATCTTCTCGTAGTCACAGAGCAACTGATTGATAGTAATCCTGAACAAGTCCAAGCTCTAATTGATACTTGGTTTGATGTTCTGGATTTTATGGCTGTTAACCCTACTAGGGCGGATGAAATCATGGCTAAGAGAGCTAATGTGAGCTATGAAGAACTCCAGCTATTTAAAGCGGGAACTAAGATGTTTAATTTAGAGGAAAATTTTGAGGCCTTTGCAGATGGCAACAACATGAGACATATGCCATATGCAGCCCGTAAAATGACAAATTTTTTACAACATAGTCTCAAATCTATCGATAAAAAGCCGAATCTAGACGCAATATTTAATCAAAGTTTTATTAAAGCTTATGCCATCAACAAACAATAA
- a CDS encoding metal ABC transporter permease, with product MVMLLGVIIGVLSSITRMYCSYYYNLPSGPGMVLVASVIFVLALLFSSTQEILTNPSMNFGSSIFVK from the coding sequence TTGGTAATGCTTTTAGGTGTAATTATTGGAGTTTTGTCTAGTATTACAAGAATGTATTGCAGCTATTATTACAATCTACCTTCAGGACCAGGGATGGTATTAGTAGCTTCAGTAATTTTCGTTTTAGCACTACTTTTTAGTTCTACCCAGGAAATCCTTACTAATCCTAGTATGAATTTTGGCAGCTCAATTTTTGTTAAATAA
- a CDS encoding adenosine kinase yields the protein MTKYDVYALGNALLDIEFEVSTEVLQNLGIDKGVMTLLDEADQDKIVSNLAEYEQKRSCGGSAANTLIAISQFGGKSFYSCKVADDEPGKFYTQDLLDCGVATNLKNHTPEAGVTGKCLVFVTPDADRTMNTFLGISGEFSDVELVPEAIKNAKYTYIEGYLVSGEKSKQAAIKAREIAQSAGRKVAFSLADLNMVKFFKPGLLEIIGSGVDFLFANEGEALLMAETDDLDVAIAHLKTLTKGFAITRGAAGSVIFDGEKLINIDPFPVQAIDTVGAGDMYAGAFLYGITNGMSFAEAGSLASLASAKLVTSLGARMKTEDVQSLLSEAKAA from the coding sequence ATGACCAAGTATGACGTATACGCCCTTGGTAATGCTTTATTAGATATTGAATTTGAAGTTTCAACTGAGGTTCTACAAAATTTAGGGATTGATAAAGGCGTAATGACTTTGCTAGATGAAGCCGATCAGGATAAAATTGTCAGCAATTTAGCAGAATACGAGCAAAAACGCTCCTGTGGTGGCTCTGCAGCCAATACATTAATTGCAATTAGTCAATTTGGCGGCAAATCTTTTTATTCTTGCAAAGTTGCTGATGATGAACCAGGGAAATTTTATACTCAAGATTTATTAGATTGTGGAGTAGCTACAAACCTAAAAAATCACACTCCTGAAGCAGGAGTAACTGGTAAATGTTTGGTGTTTGTTACTCCTGATGCCGATCGCACTATGAATACGTTTCTAGGTATTTCAGGAGAGTTTTCCGATGTAGAATTAGTTCCAGAAGCGATTAAAAATGCTAAGTACACCTACATTGAGGGATATTTAGTTAGTGGGGAAAAAAGCAAACAAGCAGCAATTAAAGCTAGAGAAATTGCTCAATCGGCAGGCAGAAAAGTAGCTTTTTCCCTAGCTGATTTAAACATGGTTAAATTTTTCAAACCTGGCTTATTAGAAATTATTGGTTCTGGGGTTGACTTCCTCTTTGCTAATGAAGGTGAAGCATTACTGATGGCGGAAACTGATGACCTAGATGTGGCGATCGCTCATCTCAAAACCTTGACCAAAGGATTTGCCATTACTCGTGGTGCAGCAGGGTCAGTAATTTTTGATGGTGAGAAATTGATTAATATCGATCCTTTCCCTGTCCAAGCAATTGATACTGTCGGTGCAGGAGATATGTATGCGGGTGCTTTTTTATACGGCATTACTAATGGCATGAGTTTTGCTGAAGCTGGGTCTTTAGCTTCCCTTGCTTCCGCTAAGCTAGTCACTAGCTTGGGCGCACGGATGAAAACAGAAGATGTTCAGTCTCTTTTGTCTGAGGCCAAAGCTGCCTAA